A portion of the Enterobacter sp. SA187 genome contains these proteins:
- the leuD gene encoding 3-isopropylmalate dehydratase small subunit yields the protein MAEKFIQHTGLVVPLDAANVDTDAIIPKQFLQKVTRTGFGAHLFNDWRFLDDKGQQPDPDFVLNFPIYKGASILLARENFGCGSSREHAPWALTDYGFKVVIAPSFADIFYGNSFNNQLLPVKLSDAEVDELFELVKSNPGIRFEVDLEAQEVKAGDKTYRFNIDAFRRHCMLNGLDSIGLTLQHDDAIASYEAKQPAFMR from the coding sequence ATGGCAGAGAAATTTATTCAACATACCGGCCTGGTGGTTCCGCTGGATGCCGCCAACGTCGATACCGACGCGATCATCCCGAAGCAGTTTTTGCAGAAAGTGACCCGTACCGGTTTTGGCGCGCATCTGTTTAATGACTGGCGTTTCCTGGACGACAAAGGCCAGCAGCCGGATCCGGACTTCGTGCTTAATTTCCCGATCTACAAAGGCGCGTCCATTTTGCTGGCGCGGGAAAACTTTGGCTGCGGTTCATCCCGCGAGCACGCCCCCTGGGCGCTGACCGATTACGGTTTCAAAGTGGTGATCGCTCCGAGCTTCGCCGACATTTTCTACGGCAACAGCTTCAACAACCAGTTGCTGCCGGTGAAGCTGAGCGACGCCGAAGTGGATGAACTGTTTGAACTGGTGAAGTCCAATCCGGGGATCCGCTTTGAAGTGGATCTGGAAGCGCAGGAGGTGAAGGCCGGGGATAAAACCTACCGCTTTAACATCGACGCCTTCCGCCGCCACTGTATGCTGAACGGGCTGGACAGTATCGGCCTGACCTTGCAGCACGACGACGCCATCGCGTCTTACGAAGCAAAACAACCGGCGTTTATGCGCTAA
- the leuB gene encoding 3-isopropylmalate dehydrogenase — translation MSKNYHIAVLPGDGIGPEVMAQALKVLDAIRNRFDMRISTSHYDVGGIAIDRHGNPLPQATVEGCEQADAVLFGSVGGPKWEKLPPDQQPERGALLPLRKHFKLFSNLRPAKLYQGLEAFCPLRADIAANGFDILCVRELTGGIYFGQPKGREGSGQHEKAFDTEVYHRFEIERIARIAFESARKRRHKVTSIDKANVLQSSILWREIVNEIAQEYPDVELAHMYIDNATMQLIKDPSQFDVLLCSNLFGDILSDECAMITGSMGMLPSASLNEQGFGLYEPAGGSAPDIAGKNIANPIAQILSLALLLRYSLDANEAATAIEVAINRALEEGVRTGDLAHGGAAVSTDEMGDIIARYVSEGV, via the coding sequence ATGTCTAAAAATTATCATATTGCAGTTTTGCCGGGCGACGGCATTGGCCCGGAAGTGATGGCGCAAGCCCTGAAAGTACTGGACGCGATCCGTAACCGTTTTGACATGCGTATTTCCACCAGCCACTACGATGTGGGTGGTATCGCCATTGACCGCCACGGCAACCCGCTGCCGCAGGCCACCGTTGAAGGCTGCGAACAGGCCGATGCGGTGCTGTTCGGCTCCGTCGGCGGCCCGAAATGGGAAAAGCTGCCGCCCGATCAGCAGCCCGAGCGCGGCGCGCTGCTGCCGCTGCGTAAACACTTTAAGCTGTTCAGCAACCTGCGTCCGGCGAAGCTGTACCAGGGGCTGGAAGCCTTTTGCCCGCTGCGTGCCGATATCGCCGCGAACGGCTTCGACATTCTGTGCGTGCGGGAACTGACCGGCGGTATCTACTTTGGTCAGCCGAAGGGCCGCGAAGGCAGCGGTCAGCACGAAAAAGCGTTCGACACCGAGGTGTATCACCGTTTTGAGATCGAACGCATCGCGCGTATCGCCTTTGAATCGGCGCGTAAACGCCGCCACAAAGTGACCTCCATCGATAAAGCGAACGTATTACAGTCGTCGATCCTGTGGCGCGAAATCGTGAACGAAATCGCGCAGGAATACCCGGACGTTGAGCTGGCGCATATGTATATCGACAACGCCACTATGCAGCTGATTAAAGATCCGTCGCAGTTTGACGTGCTGCTGTGCTCCAACCTGTTCGGCGACATCCTGTCTGACGAATGCGCGATGATCACCGGTTCCATGGGTATGCTGCCGTCCGCCAGCCTGAACGAGCAGGGCTTTGGTCTGTACGAACCCGCCGGCGGCTCCGCGCCGGATATCGCCGGGAAAAATATCGCCAACCCGATCGCGCAGATCCTGTCGCTGGCGCTGCTGCTGCGCTACAGCCTGGACGCGAACGAGGCCGCCACGGCCATTGAAGTCGCCATTAACCGCGCGCTGGAAGAAGGCGTGCGTACCGGTGACCTGGCCCACGGCGGCGCGGCCGTCAGTACTGATGAAATGGGCGACATTATTGCCCGTTATGTTTCCGAAGGGGTGTGA
- the leuC gene encoding 3-isopropylmalate dehydratase large subunit: MAKSLYEKLFDAHVVYEAPDETPLLYIDRHLVHEVTSPQAFDGLRAHKRPVRQPGKTFATMDHNVSTQTKDINASGEMARIQMQELIKNCNEFGVELYDLNHPYQGIVHVMGPEQGITLPGMTIVCGDSHTATHGAFGALAFGIGTSEVEHVLATQTLKQGRAKTMKIEVTGQAAPGITAKDIVLAIIGKTGSAGGTGYVVEFCGDAIRALSMEGRMTLCNMAIEMGAKAGLVAPDETTFNYVKGRLHAPKDHDFDEAVAYWSTLKSDEDAEFDSVVTLRAEEIAPQVTWGTNPGQVISVNDIIPDPASFADPVERASAEKALAYMGLKPGVPLTEVAIDKVFIGSCTNSRIEDLRAAADIARGRKVAPGVQALVVPGSGPVKAQAEAEGLDKIFIEAGFEWRLPGCSMCLAMNNDRLNPGERCASTSNRNFEGRQGRGGRTHLLSPAMAAAAAVTGHFADIRNLK, translated from the coding sequence ATGGCTAAGAGCTTGTATGAAAAATTGTTTGATGCGCACGTCGTCTATGAAGCGCCAGACGAAACCCCGTTGCTGTATATCGACCGCCATCTGGTGCACGAAGTGACCTCGCCGCAGGCGTTTGATGGCCTGCGCGCCCACAAGCGCCCGGTACGTCAGCCGGGTAAAACCTTCGCCACCATGGATCACAACGTCTCGACGCAGACCAAAGACATCAACGCCTCCGGCGAAATGGCGCGCATCCAGATGCAGGAGCTGATCAAGAACTGTAACGAATTCGGCGTCGAACTTTACGATCTGAACCACCCGTATCAGGGGATCGTGCACGTGATGGGGCCGGAACAGGGCATCACCCTGCCGGGCATGACCATCGTCTGCGGCGACTCCCACACCGCCACCCACGGCGCATTTGGCGCGCTGGCGTTCGGCATCGGCACGTCGGAAGTGGAACACGTGCTGGCGACGCAGACCCTGAAACAGGGCCGCGCGAAAACCATGAAGATTGAAGTCACCGGCCAGGCAGCGCCGGGGATCACCGCGAAAGACATCGTGCTGGCGATCATCGGCAAAACCGGCAGCGCCGGCGGTACCGGCTATGTGGTGGAGTTTTGCGGCGACGCGATCCGCGCCCTGAGCATGGAAGGCCGCATGACGCTGTGCAACATGGCGATTGAGATGGGCGCGAAAGCGGGCCTGGTCGCGCCGGATGAAACCACCTTCAACTATGTGAAAGGCCGTCTGCACGCGCCGAAAGACCACGATTTTGACGAGGCGGTGGCGTACTGGTCCACCCTCAAAAGCGACGAAGATGCAGAGTTTGACAGCGTGGTGACGCTGCGCGCCGAAGAGATCGCCCCGCAGGTGACCTGGGGCACCAACCCCGGCCAGGTGATCTCGGTGAACGATATTATTCCCGATCCGGCTTCTTTTGCCGATCCGGTCGAACGCGCCTCCGCGGAAAAAGCGCTGGCCTACATGGGCCTGAAACCGGGCGTGCCGCTGACCGAGGTGGCTATCGATAAAGTATTTATCGGCTCCTGCACCAACTCGCGTATTGAAGATCTGCGCGCGGCGGCTGACATCGCCCGCGGGCGCAAAGTCGCGCCGGGCGTACAGGCGCTGGTGGTGCCGGGTTCCGGGCCGGTGAAAGCTCAGGCGGAAGCGGAAGGGCTGGACAAGATTTTCATCGAAGCCGGTTTTGAATGGCGTCTGCCGGGCTGCTCCATGTGTCTGGCAATGAACAATGACCGCCTGAACCCCGGCGAGCGTTGCGCCTCCACCAGCAACCGTAACTTTGAAGGACGTCAGGGCCGCGGCGGACGCACGCACCTGCTGAGCCCGGCCATGGCAGCGGCTGCCGCCGTCACCGGTCACTTCGCTGATATTCGCAACCTGAAATAA